In Leptospira sp. WS58.C1, a single genomic region encodes these proteins:
- a CDS encoding cob(I)yrinic acid a,c-diamide adenosyltransferase gives MKIYTKKGDSGTTSLASGTRVSKADPRVELYGTADELNSAIGVSISFLTKNSKLKDSLERIQNLLFELGSELAGYKKKDDSSCILEEDISQLEKEIDLWQDSLLPLKNFILPGGSSASSFLHVARTLARRLEREMVRYKEEGHEIFAENLTFMNRLSDHLFVAARYANFESKIPEPEWKSRAKGK, from the coding sequence ATGAAAATTTACACCAAAAAGGGCGACTCCGGCACCACATCCTTGGCTTCCGGAACCAGGGTTTCTAAAGCTGATCCTAGGGTAGAGTTGTATGGGACCGCAGACGAATTGAATTCCGCAATCGGAGTCTCAATTTCTTTCCTAACAAAAAATTCCAAACTAAAGGACTCACTCGAAAGGATCCAAAATTTACTGTTTGAATTGGGTTCAGAACTCGCAGGTTATAAGAAGAAGGACGATTCTTCCTGTATCTTAGAAGAGGATATTTCCCAACTAGAAAAAGAAATAGATCTCTGGCAAGATTCACTTCTTCCTTTGAAAAATTTTATCCTACCTGGCGGATCCTCCGCTTCTTCTTTTTTGCATGTGGCCAGAACACTGGCAAGAAGGTTAGAAAGAGAAATGGTCCGTTATAAGGAAGAAGGCCACGAAATCTTTGCAGAAAATCTTACATTTATGAATAGACTTTCTGACCATCTATTCGTTGCCGCAAGATACGCTAATTTTGAATCCAAGATCCCGGAACCGGAATGGAAATCCAGAGCCAAAGGCAAATAA
- a CDS encoding glycosyltransferase family 2 protein: MKPIPLVLVLPAYNEELTIEKTILEFYKEIPNAYFVIVDNNSKDRTSEISKNVLAEHTISGEVIFEPRQGKANAIRSAFTKIDAEIYIMCDADLTYPAFKIHTMIQALKEKDLDMVVGDRLSEGDYGRENKRRFHSTGNKLVLTLINFLFATKLKDPMSGYRVFSRKFIKNYPVLTSGFEIEIEMTLHALDKRFRLEEISVPYKDRPAGSFSKLNTIRDGYKVVQNILWIFKDYKPMHFFGFFSVLSAALSIAAGIPPVIDYIEYKYVYHVPLAILATGLMLFSWIQISIGLILHTVSKIQRTNFELRLIQYGMEIPIWKQITPTTPAAAMRRSLVRAEPG, translated from the coding sequence ATGAAACCGATCCCGCTTGTTTTGGTTCTCCCGGCATATAACGAAGAGTTAACGATTGAAAAAACAATCTTGGAATTTTATAAAGAGATCCCAAACGCATATTTTGTGATCGTTGATAACAATTCCAAGGACAGAACTTCTGAGATCTCGAAAAACGTCCTAGCAGAACATACGATCTCCGGAGAGGTGATCTTTGAACCGAGGCAAGGAAAAGCAAATGCGATCCGATCTGCATTTACTAAAATAGATGCGGAAATATATATCATGTGCGATGCGGATCTGACCTACCCCGCTTTCAAGATACACACTATGATCCAAGCTCTAAAGGAAAAAGATTTAGATATGGTGGTGGGGGATCGTTTGAGCGAGGGAGATTATGGAAGGGAGAATAAAAGAAGATTCCATTCCACAGGGAATAAACTTGTTCTTACTTTGATCAATTTTCTATTCGCCACCAAGCTAAAAGATCCGATGAGCGGATATAGAGTATTTTCTCGAAAGTTCATAAAAAACTATCCGGTGCTTACGTCCGGCTTTGAGATAGAGATCGAAATGACCTTACATGCTTTGGATAAAAGATTCAGATTGGAAGAGATCTCTGTTCCTTACAAAGATAGACCAGCCGGAAGTTTTTCAAAATTGAATACTATCCGAGACGGTTACAAAGTCGTTCAAAACATATTATGGATCTTTAAAGATTATAAACCGATGCATTTTTTCGGATTTTTTTCCGTCCTTTCAGCGGCTTTGTCTATAGCTGCCGGTATTCCGCCCGTAATAGATTATATCGAATATAAATATGTATATCATGTTCCTTTAGCAATTTTAGCCACTGGATTGATGCTGTTTTCCTGGATCCAAATTTCGATCGGACTTATTCTGCATACGGTTTCTAAAATCCAAAGAACCAATTTTGAATTAAGATTAATTCAATACGGAATGGAAATTCCGATCTGGAAGCAAATAACTCCGACTACTCCCGCGGCAGCGATGCGTAGATCTTTAGTCCGGGCAGAGCCCGGATGA
- a CDS encoding flagellin — protein sequence MIINHNISALRTNNVLKTVNHELDKTTEKLSTGMRINRAGDDALGFAVSERMRTQIRGLAQAERNVMDGVSFIQVTEGNLEQVNNILQRLRELSIQTSNGIYSDDDRKLVQLEVDQLIEEVDRLGKTAEFNKIRPLSGAYSKDSKNPIQLHVGPNQNEKLEIFVDAMNAGALQLETNGKKQTLSTPASSNTMIGILDNAIQKVNKQRSDLGAYYNRLEITAEGLQANYINMVSAESRVRDADMAEHIVDYTKNQILTKSGVAMLAQANMRPEQVVKLLSERFG from the coding sequence ATGATTATCAATCACAACATCAGCGCTCTTCGTACGAATAACGTACTGAAGACAGTCAATCACGAGCTGGACAAAACCACAGAAAAACTATCCACCGGTATGAGGATCAATCGTGCCGGAGATGATGCATTGGGATTTGCCGTTTCCGAAAGGATGCGCACCCAGATCCGTGGTCTTGCTCAAGCAGAAAGAAACGTAATGGATGGAGTTTCATTCATTCAGGTTACCGAAGGGAATCTGGAGCAAGTGAATAATATTCTCCAAAGACTCCGAGAATTATCCATCCAAACTTCCAACGGGATTTACTCGGACGATGATCGTAAACTCGTTCAACTGGAAGTAGATCAACTCATCGAAGAAGTGGACCGCTTAGGTAAAACCGCCGAGTTCAACAAAATTCGACCTTTGAGTGGAGCCTACTCTAAGGATTCTAAAAATCCGATCCAGTTGCATGTGGGACCGAATCAAAACGAGAAGCTGGAAATTTTCGTGGATGCCATGAATGCCGGTGCTCTTCAATTGGAGACCAACGGGAAAAAGCAGACTTTGTCTACTCCCGCTTCTTCCAACACGATGATCGGTATTCTGGATAACGCGATCCAAAAGGTGAATAAACAAAGGTCCGACTTAGGAGCTTATTATAACCGTTTGGAAATCACGGCAGAAGGCCTACAAGCAAACTATATTAATATGGTGTCTGCGGAAAGCCGAGTAAGGGACGCGGATATGGCAGAACATATCGTGGACTACACCAAAAATCAGATCTTGACCAAAAGTGGGGTTGCAATGCTTGCTCAGGCAAACATGAGACCGGAACAAGTGGTAAAACTTCTGAGTGAAAGATTCGGATGA
- a CDS encoding peptide MFS transporter, whose product MEIQSQRQITHPKGLYVLFFVEMWERFSFYGMRALLVLFLTKELLMQDAQAGRIYGFYNGFVYLTPILGGLLADRVLGYKRSIFLGGILMMFGHLSLAFNGLWTFYLGLGLLIAGNGFFKPCISTVVGRIYELEGKPELKDSGFTIFYFGINLGAILGTWACANLAEYKGWHYGFGIAAAGMLIGLIIFGVLGRRVNPDAFLANGNQSISDPKEEDPKQNRERIFAILVFSAVTITFWASYEQIGSSLSLIIDRYVDRNILGWEVPAANYQSLNPLFVVSLALVISWIWKKFEESGRHISTVTKFCLGLIVLGFGYLLLSLVTFGSTEKFSSIWIILSILLLTIGELFLSPVGLSLVTKLAPVKVASMMMGFWFLANFFAHVLAGELTRYMGGRESLSGFFLIFFFLPMITAIGLFLFRKKLESWMHGVK is encoded by the coding sequence ATGGAAATCCAGAGCCAAAGGCAAATAACTCATCCTAAAGGTTTGTACGTTCTCTTCTTCGTGGAAATGTGGGAGAGATTTTCTTTTTACGGAATGAGAGCGCTTCTTGTTCTATTTCTTACAAAAGAACTTTTGATGCAAGACGCTCAGGCGGGGAGAATATACGGATTTTATAATGGATTCGTGTATCTGACCCCCATTTTGGGAGGTTTACTAGCGGACCGAGTTTTAGGATACAAACGTTCCATCTTTTTGGGCGGAATCCTTATGATGTTCGGCCATCTTTCCTTGGCGTTCAACGGTCTTTGGACTTTTTACTTGGGACTTGGACTTTTGATCGCAGGAAACGGTTTTTTCAAACCTTGTATTTCCACCGTCGTAGGAAGAATTTACGAATTAGAAGGGAAACCGGAGTTAAAAGATTCCGGTTTTACGATATTCTATTTTGGGATCAATTTAGGAGCGATCCTGGGAACCTGGGCCTGCGCCAATCTTGCGGAATACAAAGGTTGGCATTACGGTTTCGGGATCGCAGCAGCAGGAATGCTCATTGGTCTTATTATCTTCGGAGTTTTAGGAAGAAGAGTCAATCCGGACGCATTCCTAGCGAATGGAAATCAGTCGATTTCCGATCCGAAAGAAGAAGATCCAAAACAAAACAGAGAAAGGATTTTTGCGATCCTGGTTTTTTCCGCGGTCACGATTACATTCTGGGCTTCTTATGAGCAGATCGGTTCTTCCTTAAGCCTGATCATAGATAGATATGTGGATAGAAATATTTTAGGCTGGGAAGTCCCTGCTGCAAATTACCAATCTCTCAACCCACTTTTTGTGGTGAGTTTAGCTTTGGTCATTTCTTGGATCTGGAAAAAATTCGAGGAATCGGGCAGGCATATTTCGACAGTGACCAAGTTTTGTTTAGGACTAATCGTTTTAGGATTCGGTTACCTTCTTCTTTCTTTGGTAACTTTCGGATCGACTGAAAAATTTTCTTCCATTTGGATCATTCTTTCGATTCTACTTTTAACGATCGGAGAATTATTCCTCTCGCCTGTAGGTCTTTCTTTGGTTACAAAATTAGCTCCGGTGAAAGTCGCTTCAATGATGATGGGATTTTGGTTCTTGGCAAACTTCTTCGCCCATGTTCTTGCGGGTGAATTGACTCGTTATATGGGAGGAAGGGAATCCTTATCCGGTTTTTTTCTGATCTTTTTCTTTCTTCCGATGATCACAGCGATCGGTTTATTTTTATTCCGTAAAAAATTAGAATCTTGGATGCATGGTGTAAAATGA
- a CDS encoding efflux RND transporter permease subunit — MIQSIIRFSAENKFLVLLVTLAILIASYVSMKTIPLDAIPDLSDTQVIVYSRWDRSPDIMEDQVTYPIITSLLGAPKIKVVRGFSDFGFSYVYVIFQDGTDIYWARSRVLEYLSRIQPLLPSGVKTELGPDASAVGWVYQYALIDQTGNNSLVDLRTYQDFHLRYLLNSVPGVSEVAGIGGFKKQYQITIHPNALRSYNVDFETVIQKVRESNQETGGRLLEISGAEYMVRGRGYLSSLTDIENIPLSTDINGTPVLLKNVASVQFGPDIRRGIVDLNGEGDVVAGTIVMRHGENALSVIERVKIKLEEIKKNLPKGAELITTYDRSELIEHAISNLKFKLVEEMIIVSIVILIFLWHFPSAIIPILTIPISVIIAFIPMNLLDINANIMSLAGMAISIGVLVDGAIVEVENAYKKLEEWESGGRIGDYHKVRLEALLEVGPSVFFSLLVIAVAFFPIFTLVDQEGRLFRPLAYSKNIAMAVAAFLAITLDPAVRMLFTRMEPFQFKNALLSKIATTMFVGKYYPEEKHPVSKILFRFYEPACRYVLHRPKTIIASAFTLVILTIPVYFSLGSEFMPQLYEESFLYMPTTLPGISVAEAEKLMIAMDKKLKSFPEVKRVFGKAGRSDTATDPAPFSMMETVILLKPQDEWRKADRFYSNWPRIFQYPFLPFVSERLTKDELVEKMNKEMQFPGATNAWTMPIKTRIDMLSTGMRTPIGIKILGSSLEEIESIGIKIEALLKTDKNVRSVFAERTAGGYFLDLNLRREKLARYNISVETAQQIIVAAIGGEQITQTVEGRERFSVNVRYPRELRDSLDKIKTILVPTKEFGHIPISEIASIGAKTGPSMIRDENGFLAGYVYVDPSTSDIGGFVDQAKKKVSDSIILPPGYSIVWSGQYENMIRVRERMMYILPLTIFIIFLLLYFNTKSYIKTLIVLLAVPFSLIGAIGLLYILDYQISVAVWVGMIALMGLDAETGVFMLLYLDLSYEDAKKKGKLRTKEDLIEAIIHGAVHRIRPKIMTVLAAMMGLLPIMWSMSTGSDVMKRIAAPMVGGLVTSFILELLVYPPIYMLWKEGKLENILPSFPLVKKRRTKSI; from the coding sequence ATGATCCAATCTATCATTCGATTTTCCGCAGAAAATAAGTTTTTAGTTCTTCTGGTCACCCTTGCGATACTCATCGCATCTTATGTGTCTATGAAAACCATTCCTTTGGATGCGATCCCGGATCTATCCGATACCCAAGTGATCGTATATTCTCGTTGGGACAGAAGTCCGGATATCATGGAGGACCAGGTCACTTATCCGATCATCACGTCACTCTTAGGCGCTCCTAAGATCAAAGTGGTTCGTGGATTTTCGGATTTCGGTTTTTCCTATGTTTATGTGATTTTCCAGGATGGCACGGATATCTATTGGGCCAGATCCAGGGTTTTGGAATACCTTTCACGAATACAACCTTTACTTCCTTCAGGCGTAAAAACGGAATTGGGTCCGGACGCAAGCGCAGTAGGATGGGTGTACCAATATGCATTGATAGACCAAACGGGAAACAATTCCTTGGTCGATTTAAGGACGTATCAGGATTTTCATCTGCGATATTTATTAAATTCGGTTCCTGGAGTTTCGGAAGTAGCAGGGATCGGAGGTTTCAAAAAACAATACCAAATCACGATCCATCCAAACGCTTTAAGATCATATAATGTGGATTTTGAAACGGTTATACAAAAGGTCCGAGAAAGTAACCAGGAAACCGGAGGACGCCTACTGGAAATCTCCGGCGCAGAGTATATGGTGAGAGGGAGAGGTTATCTTTCTTCTTTGACTGATATAGAAAATATTCCTCTTTCCACGGACATAAACGGAACTCCGGTGCTTCTAAAAAACGTGGCTTCCGTCCAATTCGGACCTGATATTCGTAGAGGGATTGTGGATCTAAACGGAGAAGGGGATGTAGTCGCAGGCACTATCGTCATGCGTCATGGAGAAAACGCATTATCGGTTATCGAAAGGGTCAAAATAAAGTTAGAAGAAATTAAAAAAAATCTACCGAAAGGTGCGGAGCTAATCACCACTTATGATCGATCCGAACTGATTGAACACGCAATCAGTAATTTGAAATTCAAATTGGTCGAAGAGATGATCATTGTCTCGATCGTGATCCTCATTTTTTTATGGCATTTCCCTTCTGCCATTATTCCGATCCTAACCATACCGATCTCGGTCATCATCGCGTTTATTCCGATGAATCTACTGGATATAAACGCCAATATAATGTCTTTAGCCGGTATGGCAATTTCTATCGGGGTATTAGTGGATGGGGCGATCGTAGAAGTAGAAAACGCATACAAAAAATTGGAAGAATGGGAATCAGGCGGGAGAATAGGAGATTATCACAAAGTCAGATTGGAAGCACTACTCGAAGTGGGACCTTCCGTATTCTTCTCATTACTGGTGATTGCTGTCGCCTTCTTCCCGATCTTCACACTTGTAGACCAAGAAGGAAGATTGTTTCGTCCGTTAGCTTATTCTAAAAATATTGCGATGGCTGTTGCTGCATTCTTGGCAATCACGTTGGATCCCGCAGTTAGAATGTTATTCACGAGAATGGAGCCTTTCCAATTTAAGAATGCACTTCTTTCTAAGATTGCGACTACTATGTTTGTCGGAAAATATTATCCGGAAGAAAAACATCCGGTTAGTAAGATCCTATTCAGATTTTACGAACCAGCTTGCCGTTATGTTCTTCACCGACCTAAAACGATCATAGCTTCCGCGTTCACTTTAGTGATCCTGACCATTCCTGTATATTTTAGTTTGGGCTCGGAATTTATGCCCCAGCTGTATGAGGAATCCTTTCTATACATGCCGACTACCTTGCCAGGGATATCGGTAGCGGAAGCGGAAAAACTCATGATCGCTATGGATAAAAAACTGAAAAGTTTTCCGGAAGTGAAACGAGTTTTTGGAAAAGCGGGACGTTCCGATACAGCTACAGATCCCGCACCATTCTCCATGATGGAAACTGTGATCCTTTTGAAACCGCAAGATGAATGGAGAAAGGCAGACAGATTCTATTCCAATTGGCCAAGGATCTTCCAATATCCGTTTCTTCCTTTTGTATCGGAAAGACTGACCAAGGATGAGTTAGTAGAGAAGATGAACAAGGAAATGCAATTTCCGGGGGCCACAAATGCCTGGACCATGCCGATCAAAACTCGGATCGATATGCTCAGTACCGGAATGAGGACACCGATCGGAATTAAGATTTTAGGTTCTTCTCTGGAGGAAATAGAATCCATAGGGATCAAAATAGAAGCACTTCTAAAAACGGATAAAAACGTCAGAAGCGTATTTGCGGAAAGAACCGCTGGCGGTTATTTCCTAGATCTAAATTTAAGAAGAGAAAAATTAGCAAGATATAATATTTCCGTAGAGACCGCTCAACAGATCATTGTGGCAGCCATCGGAGGAGAACAGATCACTCAAACGGTCGAAGGACGAGAACGTTTTTCCGTAAATGTTCGCTATCCACGGGAGTTACGAGATTCTTTGGATAAGATCAAAACTATCCTAGTTCCCACAAAAGAATTCGGCCATATTCCGATCTCTGAAATTGCAAGTATTGGAGCAAAAACCGGTCCTTCCATGATCCGGGATGAGAACGGGTTTTTGGCAGGTTACGTGTATGTGGATCCTTCAACTTCCGATATAGGCGGTTTTGTGGATCAAGCAAAAAAGAAAGTTTCAGATTCGATCATTCTTCCTCCCGGATATTCCATAGTTTGGAGTGGTCAATATGAGAATATGATACGGGTTAGAGAACGAATGATGTATATTCTTCCCTTAACGATCTTTATTATATTTTTATTATTGTACTTCAATACAAAATCCTATATAAAAACGCTGATCGTACTGCTTGCAGTCCCTTTTTCTTTGATAGGTGCTATAGGACTTTTGTATATACTGGATTACCAGATCTCGGTTGCAGTTTGGGTAGGAATGATAGCGCTCATGGGGCTGGATGCGGAGACAGGTGTGTTTATGCTCTTATATCTGGATCTTTCCTACGAGGACGCTAAGAAAAAAGGAAAACTTAGGACCAAAGAAGATCTGATAGAAGCGATCATCCATGGAGCGGTTCATAGGATTCGTCCTAAGATCATGACTGTACTCGCAGCTATGATGGGACTTCTCCCGATCATGTGGTCTATGAGCACAGGTTCCGACGTAATGAAAAGGATTGCGGCTCCCATGGTGGGGGGACTTGTGACCAGTTTTATTCTGGAACTTTTAGTATATCCTCCTATATACATGCTCTGGAAAGAGGGAAAACTGGAAAATATCCTTCCGAGCTTTCCTTTAGTTAAGAAAAGAAGAACGAAATCAATTTAA
- a CDS encoding TolC family protein: MNARIIVLILIYTLFSSALYAEKKNLEEILDVLVKEHPESKSLAGLSQAHKSHSEGTGILPDPKIGVAFRNYPTRGGYSTSDRALDTPTMTGIELSVSQEFPFPGKLSTEKKISKLMQTESNFAYIAGVNRILGDFFVRLNKYKYSEKKKAINERILTLLGAQKSISESSYSYGENTLSGVLKATVAKTEAIEKETEYSTQLKDLKSQLEYYQISNKITFSDLYSIDLDSFLEKKNEELLALVAAQTSLIEDSPEYKIQMEEEKRLKEQAKLTKYSLAPQTEVFFSYMKRRSQTFALDQGPLNYGLMDTTEYRGDLFSFGVNMRVPVWSALKWNSITGETEHLAEVGKDSVEKTRVQMMSELNRNLAYIKGVSDQIRLVEKRLIPELEKSARAGSFQYTSGKVNLQDTLLAQTEILNAKIRLEDLKERKNESILNTLKLLSFIYKDNKTPEHDKHN; the protein is encoded by the coding sequence ATGAACGCAAGAATTATTGTCTTAATATTAATTTATACATTATTTTCATCCGCATTATACGCGGAAAAAAAGAACTTAGAAGAGATCTTGGATGTTTTAGTAAAGGAACATCCTGAATCCAAGTCTTTGGCCGGACTTTCGCAGGCCCACAAATCCCATTCGGAAGGAACAGGTATATTACCGGATCCTAAAATAGGAGTTGCTTTCCGAAATTATCCCACCCGAGGAGGATACTCTACCTCCGATCGGGCATTGGACACTCCTACAATGACAGGGATAGAATTGTCCGTGTCCCAAGAGTTTCCTTTCCCGGGAAAATTGAGCACCGAAAAAAAGATCTCCAAACTCATGCAAACCGAGTCCAACTTTGCTTATATAGCTGGTGTAAATAGGATCTTAGGGGATTTTTTTGTTCGATTAAACAAATACAAATATTCTGAAAAGAAGAAGGCGATCAATGAGAGAATATTAACTCTCCTTGGCGCTCAAAAGTCCATTAGTGAAAGTTCATATTCATACGGTGAGAACACTTTATCCGGCGTATTAAAGGCGACGGTTGCAAAAACGGAAGCGATCGAAAAAGAAACGGAATACTCGACTCAATTGAAAGATCTGAAGTCTCAACTCGAGTATTATCAGATCTCCAACAAGATTACCTTCTCCGATCTATATTCAATAGATCTGGATTCTTTTTTAGAAAAGAAAAATGAGGAGCTCTTAGCCTTAGTCGCTGCACAAACTTCATTGATCGAGGATTCGCCGGAATATAAAATACAAATGGAAGAAGAAAAACGATTAAAGGAGCAGGCAAAACTAACCAAGTATTCTCTGGCACCTCAAACCGAAGTCTTTTTTTCCTATATGAAACGTAGATCCCAAACTTTCGCTTTGGACCAAGGTCCCTTAAATTATGGGCTTATGGACACCACGGAATATAGGGGAGATCTTTTCAGTTTTGGAGTGAATATGAGAGTTCCGGTTTGGTCGGCTCTCAAATGGAATTCCATAACGGGAGAGACGGAACATCTTGCAGAAGTAGGAAAAGACTCCGTCGAAAAAACAAGGGTCCAAATGATGTCGGAATTAAATCGGAATCTCGCCTATATCAAAGGTGTTTCCGACCAAATACGGTTGGTAGAAAAAAGACTCATCCCTGAATTGGAAAAATCCGCAAGGGCCGGCTCCTTCCAATATACTTCCGGAAAAGTCAACTTGCAGGACACCCTTCTTGCCCAAACGGAAATACTAAATGCAAAAATACGTTTAGAAGATCTGAAAGAACGTAAAAACGAATCCATTCTCAATACTTTAAAACTCTTAAGTTTTATCTATAAAGACAATAAAACTCCGGAACATGACAAACATAACTGA
- a CDS encoding efflux RND transporter periplasmic adaptor subunit encodes MKPNDLLAKHSFWLGRIGILLAVLMIAALVANCSSKKDIYYCPMHPHYTSDRPGTCPICNMDLVKKEDPSEHKDHSNSNISSEVVAGSKEEDHTSHLPETSSDKNSKDLILSFEKQQSIGIKTELASRRNLIKKISAYSSVAYDPELYSALSEYKEAVRSSEFLSPEIIRNLQLRLKQLGLSQDQIRVWTSGARDPSELILGGKSGRAHIYSQIYESDFTTAKVGLPIKFKTDVYPEKEFIGKIKSIDVILDKNNRTLRLRSEVSDPSQLLKPQMFGDAMIEVSLPKVLSVPTSAILDTGKQKIAYVQTAPDKFQAVSVQTGKNIEPWVEILSGVQEGQRVVTESTFLIDSEAKIRFGSESHAH; translated from the coding sequence ATGAAGCCAAATGATCTTCTCGCAAAACATTCTTTTTGGTTGGGACGGATCGGAATACTTCTAGCCGTTCTGATGATAGCAGCTTTGGTAGCAAACTGTTCTTCTAAAAAAGACATCTATTATTGTCCGATGCATCCTCACTATACTTCGGATCGTCCAGGAACCTGTCCTATCTGCAATATGGATCTGGTCAAAAAGGAAGATCCATCCGAGCATAAGGATCATTCGAATTCGAACATTTCTTCGGAGGTAGTAGCCGGATCTAAAGAAGAAGATCATACTTCTCATCTGCCCGAAACTTCTTCCGATAAAAATTCAAAAGATTTAATTCTTTCTTTCGAAAAACAACAATCGATCGGGATCAAAACCGAATTAGCGAGTAGAAGGAACCTGATCAAAAAGATCAGCGCTTATTCTAGCGTTGCGTATGATCCGGAATTGTATTCTGCGCTGAGCGAATACAAAGAGGCGGTTCGTTCTTCCGAATTTCTTTCTCCTGAGATCATTCGAAATCTACAGCTAAGACTCAAACAATTGGGCTTAAGTCAGGATCAGATCCGAGTTTGGACATCCGGAGCTAGAGATCCGTCCGAGTTGATCTTGGGAGGAAAATCGGGTAGGGCACATATCTATTCTCAGATCTATGAATCCGATTTCACCACTGCCAAAGTCGGACTCCCTATCAAATTTAAAACGGATGTATATCCTGAGAAAGAATTTATAGGAAAGATCAAAAGTATAGATGTAATCTTGGATAAAAACAATCGCACTCTTAGGCTTCGTAGTGAGGTTTCGGATCCAAGCCAACTTTTAAAACCGCAGATGTTCGGAGATGCAATGATAGAAGTTTCACTTCCGAAAGTTTTATCCGTTCCGACTTCTGCGATTTTGGATACCGGGAAACAAAAGATCGCTTATGTGCAAACTGCTCCAGATAAATTCCAAGCGGTTTCCGTCCAAACAGGTAAAAATATAGAACCCTGGGTGGAAATTTTATCCGGCGTCCAAGAAGGCCAAAGAGTGGTGACTGAGTCTACCTTCCTAATCGATTCGGAAGCGAAAATCAGATTCGGCTCCGAATCTCACGCTCATTAA
- a CDS encoding LIC13259/LIC11441 family protein codes for MNKLHYIFLISLLIAGNLFAHEGKETFVLREVAKIHSSIYSETAGNLDVRTLVELLKEDADHKKDSEKFRKALPIAEELGKTTDLSKKRDLFERLSKELESVVGHHDKSGVSVFYCPMLKKKWLASGKEIKNPYDSKMKKCGEIIYEAK; via the coding sequence ATGAATAAATTACATTATATATTTTTAATATCACTCCTGATCGCAGGTAATCTTTTCGCTCATGAAGGAAAAGAAACTTTCGTCCTAAGAGAAGTCGCCAAGATCCATTCTTCCATCTATTCGGAAACGGCAGGAAATTTGGATGTGCGAACATTAGTTGAACTTTTGAAGGAGGATGCAGACCATAAGAAGGATTCTGAAAAATTCAGAAAGGCGTTACCGATTGCCGAAGAACTCGGAAAAACAACCGATCTATCCAAAAAAAGAGATTTATTCGAACGTTTATCCAAAGAGTTGGAATCCGTCGTGGGACATCACGATAAATCCGGCGTTTCCGTTTTCTATTGTCCAATGCTTAAGAAAAAATGGTTGGCATCCGGAAAAGAGATCAAAAATCCATACGACTCTAAGATGAAAAAATGCGGAGAGATTATCTATGAAGCCAAATGA
- a CDS encoding LIC_10421 family protein — MKKTLATILFSLILAGNAYAFTELDNLLIAEATTPDLKKIAKEYFSKKAKDHKDLADKYKSLAGQSHGGKATADAAEKEKYKKLADHCEKEAAAYKAQADKF; from the coding sequence ATGAAAAAAACTTTAGCAACCATTTTATTTTCCCTTATCCTGGCAGGTAATGCTTATGCATTCACCGAACTGGACAACCTACTCATCGCGGAAGCAACCACTCCGGATCTAAAAAAGATCGCCAAAGAATATTTTAGTAAAAAAGCCAAAGACCATAAGGACTTGGCGGATAAATATAAATCCTTGGCTGGCCAATCTCACGGCGGAAAGGCAACCGCTGATGCAGCTGAGAAGGAAAAATATAAAAAATTAGCCGATCATTGTGAAAAAGAAGCAGCTGCTTACAAAGCACAAGCGGATAAATTCTAA